A window of the Gossypium hirsutum isolate 1008001.06 chromosome A03, Gossypium_hirsutum_v2.1, whole genome shotgun sequence genome harbors these coding sequences:
- the LOC107963910 gene encoding 50S ribosomal protein L18 has protein sequence MTVLKRYVLRLFISLKYITANVVDRNNGRIVATASTVEHSIKNSLECGRSCNAKAATVIGEVLAMRLKVEGLEQGQGRGIHVDVNKEVEKKGFKNRTKVWAVVNALKNHGVKVVLEDNEDNPSRPSF, from the coding sequence ATGACAGTGCTGAAGAGGTATGTGCTGAGGTTGTTCATATCACTTAAGTACATAACAGCAAATGTCGTGGACAGAAATAATGGACGGATAGTTGCAACAGCATCAACAGTTGAACATTCCATCAAGAACTCATTGGAGTGCGGCCGGTCTTGCAATGCCAAGGCAGCAACCGTTATCGGTGAAGTATTGGCTATGCGACTCAAGGTGGAAGGTCTTGAGCAAGGACAGGGAAGAGGGATTCATGTTGATGTAAACAAGGAGGTCGAGAAGAAAGGCTTTAAGAACCGAACCAAGGTCTGGGCCGTTGTCAATGCCCTTAAGAACCATGGAGTTAAAGTCGTTCTCGAAGATAATGAAGACAATCCATCACGGCCAAGTTTCTGA
- the LOC107963909 gene encoding ABC transporter F family member 1, with amino-acid sequence MVSDASKKKAAQKKAAAAAKRGGKAAASAASSKATASATAENGVDNVSDKVSMLQISDRTCTGVLCSHPLSRDIRIESLSVTFHGHDLIVDSTLELNYGRRYGLLGLNGCGKSTLLTAIGLRELPIPEHMDIYHLTREIEASDMSALQAVISCDEERLKLEKEAEILAAQDDGGGETLERIYERLDALDASTAEKRAAEILFGLGFNKMMQAKKTRDFSGGWRMRIALARALFMNPTILLLDEPTNHLDLEACVWLEENLKKFDRILVVISHSQDFLNGVCTNIIHMQNKKLKLYTGNYDQYVQTRSELEENQMKQYKWEQEQIASMKEYIARFGHGSAKLARQAQSKEKTLAKMERGGLTEKVVRDKVLVFRFVDVGKLPPPVLQFVEVTFGYTPENLIYKNLDFGVDLDSRIALVGPNGAGKSTLLKLMTGELTPIDGMVRRHNHLRIAQFHQHLAEKLDMEMSALQYMIREYPGNEEEKMRGAIGKFGLSGKAQVMPMKNLSDGQRSRVIFAWLAFRQPHLLLLDEPTNHLDIETIDSLAEALNEWDGGLVLVSHDFRLINQVAEEIWVCENQAATRWEGDIMDFKQHLKSKAGLSD; translated from the exons ATGGTGTCCGACGCGAGCAAGAAGAAGGCTGCTCAGAAGAAGGCTGCTGCCGCTGCGAAGAGAGGAGGGAAGGCCGCTGCATCCGCTGCATCTTCCAAGGCGACAGCTTCAGCGACCGCGGAGAATGGCGTTGATAATGTTTCTGATAAAGTTAGCATGCTCCAGATATCCGATCGGACCTGTACCGGTGTTCTCTGCTCGCATCCTCTTTCCAGAGATATTCGT ATAGAGTCCTTATCAGTTACTTTCCACGGACACGATCTTATTGTTGATTCAACATTGGAGCTTAATTATGGCAG ACGCTATGGTTTGCTAGGATTAAATGGTTGTGGGAAATCCACGCTGCTTACTGCAATAGGGTTGCGTGAACTTCCAATTCCGGAGCACATGGATATCTATCACCTGACAAGGGAGATTGAAGCTTCAGATATGTCTGCATTGCAGGCTGTCATAAGTTGTGATGAAGAGAGGTTGAAGTTGGAGAAAGAAGCAGAAATCTTGGCAGCACAG gatGATGGTGGTGGAGAGACACTTGAACGTATCTATGAGCGATTGGATGCCTTGGATGCATCAACTGCTGAGAAACGTGCTGCGGAAATTTTATTTGGCCTCGGTTTCAACAAGATGATGCAGGCAAAGAAAACCCGAGATTTCTCTGGTGGTTGGAGAATGAGGATTGCATTGGCACGGGCTCTATTCATGAATCCCACCATTCTTTTGCTTGATGAGCCAACCAATCATTTAG ATTTAGAAGCTTGTGTCTGGTTGgaagaaaatttgaagaaatttgaTCGAATCCTTGTGGTGATATCACATTCACAGGATTTCCTGAACGGAGTTTGTACGAACATTATCCATATGCAAAACAAAAAACTTAAGTTGTACACCGGCAATTATGATCAGTACGTTCAAACTCGTTCTGAATTGGAAGAGAACCAGATGAAACAATACAAGTGGGAGCAGGAACAGATTGCTTCAATGAAGGAGTACATTGCTCGCTTCGGTCACGGATCAGCCAAACTAGCCCGGCAGGCACAGAGTAAGGAGAAGACATTGGCAAAGATGGAGCGAGGTGGACTCACGGAGAAGGTAGTCAGGGACAAGGTTCTGGTGTTTCGATTTGTTGATGTTGGAAAACTTCCTCCACCGGTACTGCAGTTTGTGGAAGTTACTTTCGGATACACGCCTGAGAATCTGATCTACAAGAACTTGGACTTTGGGGTAGACTTGGACTCAAGGATAGCATTAGTAGGACCTAATGGTGCAGGGAAGAGTACACTGCTGAAACTGATGACAGGTGAATTGACTCCTATTGATGGAATGGTCCGACGGCATAACCATCTGCGAATTGCACAATTCCATCAGCATTTGGCAGAGAAACTGGATATGGAAATGTCAGCTCTCCAGTACATGATAAGAGAATATCCTGGAAATGAGGAAGAGAAGATGAGAGGTGCAATAGGGAAGTTTGGATTGTCAGGGAAAGCGCAAGTGATGCCGATGAAGAACCTATCTGATGGACAGAGGAGTCGAGTCATCTTCGCGTGGTTAGCATTTCGACAACCCCACTTGCTGCTGCTAGATGAGCCCACTAACCATTTGGATATCGAGACGATTGATTCACTGGCAGAAGCATTGAACGAGTGGGATGGTGGGTTGGTATTGGTGAGTCACGATTTCCGGCTGATAAACCAGGTAGCCGAGGAGATATGGGTGTGTGAAAATCAAGCTGCAACACGATGGGAAGGGGACATCATGGACTTCAAGCAGCATCTCAAGAGTAAAGCTGGTTTATCTGATTGA
- the LOC107963908 gene encoding ABC transporter F family member 1 — protein MVSDASKKKAAQKKAAAAAKRGGKAAAAAASSKAAAAATAENGVDKVSDKVSMLQISDRTCTGVLCSHPLSRDIRIESLSVTFHGHDLIVDSTLELNYGRRYGLLGLNGCGKSTLLTAIGLRELPIPEHMDIYHLTREIEASDMSALQAVISCDEERLKLEKEAEILAAQDDGGGEALERIYERLDALDASTAEKRAAEILFGLGFNKMMQAKKTRDFSGGWRMRIALARALFMNPTILLLDEPTNHLDLEACVWLEENLKKFDRILVVISHSQDFLNGVCTNIIHMQNKKLKLYTGNYDQYVQTRSELEENQMKQYKWEQEQIASMKEYIARFGHGSAKLARQAQSKEKTLAKMERGGLTEKVVRDKVLVFRFVDVGKLPPPVLQFVEVTFGYTPENLIYKNLDFGVDLDSRIALVGPNGAGKSTLLKLMTGELTPIDGMVRRHNHLRIAQFHQHLAEKLDMEMSALQYMIREYPGNEEEKMRGAIGKFGLSGKAQVMPMKNLSDGQRSRVIFAWLAFRQPHLLLLDEPTNHLDIETIDSLAEALNEWDGGLVLVSHDFRLINQVAEEIWVCENQAATRWEGDIMDFKQHLKSKAGLSD, from the exons atggtgtcGGACGCGAGCAAGAAGAAGGCTGCTCAGAAGAAGGCTGCTGCCGCTGCGAAAAGAGGAGGGAAGGCTGCTGCAGCCGCTGCATCTTCCAAGGCGGCAGCTGCGGCGACCGCGGAGAACGGCGTTGATAAGGTTTCTGATAAAGTTAGTATGCTCCAGATATCCGATCGGACCTGTACCGGTGTTCTCTGTTCGCATCCTCTTTCCCGAGATATTCGT ATAGAGTCCTTATCAGTTACTTTCCACGGACATGATCTTATTGTTGATTCAACATTGGAGCTTAATTATGGCAG ACGCTATGGTTTGCTAGGATTAAATGGTTGTGGGAAATCCACGCTGCTTACTGCAATAGGGTTGCGTGAACTTCCAATTCCGGAGCACATGGATATCTATCACCTGACGAGGGAGATTGAAGCTTCAGATATGTCTGCATTGCAGGCTGTCATAAGTTGTGATGAAGAGAGGTTGAAGTTGGAGAAAGAGGCAGAAATCTTGGCAGCACAG gatGATGGTGGTGGAGAGGCACTTGAACGTATTTATGAGCGATTGGATGCCTTAGATGCATCAACTGCTGAGAAACGTGCtgctgaaattttatttggaCTCGGTTTCAACAAGATGATGCAGGCAAAGAAAACCCGAGATTTCTCTGGTGGTTGGAGAATGAGGATTGCATTGGCACGGGCTCTATTCATGAATCCCACCATTCTTTTGCTTGATGAGCCAACCAATCATTTAG ATTTAGAAGCTTGTGTCTGGTTGgaagaaaatttgaagaaatttgaTCGTATCCTTGTGGTGATATCACATTCCCAGGATTTCCTGAACGGAGTTTGTACGAACATTATCCACATGCAAAACAAAAAACTTAAGTTGTACACCGGCAATTACGATCAGTATGTTCAAACTCGTTCTGAATTGGAAGAGAACCAGATGAAACAATACAAGTGGGAGCAGGAACAGATTGCTTCAATGAAGGAGTACATTGCTCGCTTCGGTCACGGGTCAGCCAAACTAGCCCGGCAGGCACAGAGTAAGGAGAAGACATTGGCAAAGATGGAGCGAGGTGGACTCACGGAGAAGGTAGTCAGGGACAAGGTTCTGGTGTTTCGATTTGTTGATGTTGGAAAACTTCCTCCACCGGTACTGCAGTTTGTGGAAGTTACTTTCGGATACACGCCTGAGAATCTGATCTACAAGAACTTGGACTTTGGGGTAGACTTGGACTCAAGGATAGCATTAGTAGGACCTAATGGTGCAGGGAAGAGTACACTGCTGAAGCTGATGACAGGTGAATTGACTCCTATTGATGGAATGGTCCGACGGCATAACCATCTGCGAATTGCACAATTCCATCAGCATTTGGCAGAGAAACTGGATATGGAAATGTCAGCTCTGCAGTACATGATAAGAGAATACCCTGGAAATGAGGAAGAGAAGATGAGAGGTGCAATTGGGAAGTTTGGATTGTCAGGGAAAGCGCAAGTGATGCCAATGAAGAACTTATCTGATGGACAGAGGAGTCGAGTCATCTTCGCGTGGTTAGCATTTCGACAACCCCACTTGCTGCTGCTAGATGAGCCCACTAACCATTTGGATATCGAGACGATCGATTCACTGGCGGAAGCATTGAACGAGTGGGATGGTGGATTGGTACTGGTGAGTCACGATTTCCGGCTGATAAACCAGGTAGCCGAGGAGATATGGGTGTGTGAAAATCAAGCTGCAACACGATGGGAAGGGGACATCATGGACTTCAAGCAGCATCTCAAGAGTAAAGCTGGTTTATCTGATTGA
- the LOC107963907 gene encoding dolichol kinase EVAN, giving the protein MAISPLKAMNGERVVVLIFVLRVLSSLPLALLPHAHSLSLLSLFSLVVEIRVDNSPSLFKTRPGASSGIILGAVTLPTVMLSKLIQLSRAVSLQQIEIGELEHMTMQFWAASACSCGVLIFLFIVAWCAANKKNPHFSCSVWDAKFSLSCVILYSAVCCISLATISHTGFNTALKLLWLLCHGFATVKLIQHLLSTFPFCASIGEANLVTSGLVLYFGDMLACTISKVCRLLIPPELVSIRYGIKRSEIGIVIQGVLLGLLIFSAVFKFLIHLWEYFWGANNSESRERKEIWRSLIFLTSLGFIMIAVAPSWMMIVLDFDLHPVPWIFEFIFSEPFKRLSLCIYWLVLIYASVLRFYNISKNSKIERILLRKYYHLLAVLMFLPILIYQPKFLDLAFGAALAVFLVLEIIRVWRIWPLGQLVHQFMSAFTDHRDSDLIIVSHFSLLLGCALPIWMSSGFNDRPLTPFAGILSLGIGDTMASMVGHKYGVLRWSKTGKKTIEGTAAGITSVLAACSVLLPLLASTGYFLTQHWFPIFIAVTTSGLLEAYTTQLDNAFIPLVFYSLLYL; this is encoded by the exons ATGGCGATCTCGCCGTTGAAGGCGATGAACGGAGAGAGAGTCGTGGTTCTCATCTTCGTTCTCCGTGTTCTCTCCTCTCTCCCACTCGCCCTCCTTCCCCACGCGCACTCACTTTCTCTCCTTTCCCTCTTCTCCCTCGTCGTCGAGATCCGCGTCGACAATTCGCCATCCCTCTTCAAAACCAG gCCAGGTGCTTCATCAGGAATAATATTAGGAGCAGTTACGTTGCCAACTGTAATGCTATCGAAATTGATCCAGCTTTCTAGAGCTGTCTCTTTGCAACAAATTGAGATTGGAG AGCTTGAACACATGACAATGCAATTTTGGGCTGCATCGGCTTGTAGCTGCGGTGTGCTTATATTCCTCTTCATAGTTGCATGGTGTGCTGCCAACAAGAAGAATCCCCACTTCTCCTGTAGTGTTTGGGATGCGAAGTTTAGCTTAAGCTGTGTCATCTTATATTCGGCGGTTTGCTGTATATCGCTTGCCACTATCTC GCATACAGGATTTAACACAGCTTTAAAGTTACTGTGGTTGCTATGTCATGGATTTGCAACAGTTAAATTAATTCAACATCTTCTCTCTACATTCCCATTTTGTGCTTCAATCG GGGAAGCGAATTTGGTGACTTCAGGTCTTGTACTCTATTTTGGTGACATGCTGGCATGTACTATTTCAAAG GTTTGTAGATTGTTGATTCCACCAGAGTTGGTATCCATACGATATGGAATTAAAAGAAGTGAGATAGGTATTGTTATCCAG GGTGTGCTGCTTGGACTTCTTATTTTTTCAGCAGTATTTAAATTTCTTATCCACTTATGGGAATACTTCTGGGGAGCTAACAACTCTGAatcaagagaaagaaaagaaatttggagATCTCTTATATTTTTGACTTCCCTTGGATTTATCATGATTGCAGTTGCACCATCTTGGATGATGATTGTCCTAGATTTTGATTTACATCCTGTACCATG GATATTCGAGTTTATATTTTCGGAACCTTTTAAAAGACTTTCACTATGTATCTACTGGTTGGTTTTGATATATGCATCTGTCTTGAGGTTCTACAACATTTCTAAGAATAGTAAGATTGAGAGGATTCTTCTTCGGAAGTACTACCATCTGCTGGCTGTTCTAATGTTTTTGCCCATTCTTATTTACCAG CCAAAATTTCTTGATCTAGCATTTGGTGCTGCTTTGGCTGTTTTCTTGGTATTAGAGATCATTCGA GTTTGGAGAATTTGGCCTTTAGGGCAACTTGTACATCAATTTATGAGTGCCTTTACTGATCATCGTGACTCAGATCTTATCATTGTCAG CCACTTTTCACTATTGTTGGGATGTGCACTTCCTATCTGGATGTCCTCTGGGTTCAATGATCGACCTCTTACCCCTTTTGCTGGAATTTTAAGCCTTGGCATTGGAGATACGATG GCATCAATGGTTGGCCACAAGTATGGTGTCCTTAGGTGGAGCAAAACTGGCA AGAAAACTATTGAAGGCACTGCAGCTGGTATAACATCTGTCCTTGCTGCTTGCTCTGTTCTGCTTCCACTTTTGGCATCCACCGGTTACTTTCTAACTcag CATTGGTTCCCTATTTTCATAGCCGTGACCACAAGTGGTTTGTTGGAGGCCTACACAACGCAACTCGATAATGCTTTTATACCACTTGTCTTCTACAGCCTTCTTTATCTGTAA